The Stenotrophomonas indicatrix DNA segment GGCCGGTGTATTCGGCGTGGCCTACAGCCTGCGCTTCGTGCACGACACCTTCTTTGGCAAGGGCCCGCATGGCCTGGACCGCGTGCCGCACGAGCCGCCGCGCTGGATGAAGGTGCCGGTGGAAATCCTCGTGGTGATCTGCGTGGCGGTGGGTATCGCCCCGGCACTGACGGTGGCGCCGGTACTGCACGCGGCTGCCGCGTCGATCCTCGGCAGCGCAATGCCCGAATACAACCTGTCGATCTGGCATGGCTTCAACCTGCCGCTGGCGATGAGCGCCGCTGGCGTGGTTGGTGGCGTGGCCCTCTACTTCGGCCTGCGCAAGCTGATCGACCTGCACGGGGTGACCAACACCACGCCGGGACGCAACGTCTTCCACCACCAGCTGGACCTGCTGTCAGCCGCTGCACAGCGGTTGACCGCTGGCATCGCCAACGGCAGCCTGCAGCGCATGCTGCTGGGCCTGGTGCTGGTGGCGATCGTGGTCGCCGCCGCGCCCTACATCGCCAACCCGGCCTCGCCGGAATGGACCAGGCCGCAGCCGATACCGCTGCTGGGCTGGGCACTGTGGCTGGTGATGATGTCCTGCGCGGTGGCGACCCTGCGCATGTACAAGCAGCGCCTGCTGGCGGTGCTGCTGGTCGGCGGCGTCGGCCTGATGGTGGCACTGACCTTCGTGTTCCTGTCCGCACCGGACCTGGCGCTGACCCAGCTGCTGGTGGAGATGGTGACCCTGGTGCTGATGCTGCTGGGCATGAACTATCTGCCCGCACAGTCCGGCCCGGAGCGACCGCGCTGGCGCAAGCGCCGTGATGCGTTGATCGCGATCGTGGCCGGTGCCGGCCTGGGCGCACTGGCCTACAGCGCGATGACCCTGCCGCCGAACACCATGGCCGGCGAACTGCTTGCCCGCGCCCTGCCCGAGGCGTACGGCCAGAACGTGGTGAACGTGATCCTGGTCGACTTCCGCGGCTTCGATACCTTCGGCGAGATCACCGTGTTCGGCATCGCCGCACTGGTCGTGCATGCGCTGCTGCGGCGTACGCGGATGGCGCCGGAGCAGATCATGCCCGGCCCGCCGATCAAGCTGCCGGTGCCGGCCGATCTGGCCCAGATCATGTTCCCGCTGACCCTGACGGTCTCCATCTTCCTGTTCCTGCGCGGACACAATGCGCCCGGCGGCGGCTTCATCGCCGGCCTGGTGCTGGCGGTGCCGCTGCTGATCCAGTACGTGATCCAGGGCACGGCTTCGGTGGAATCCCGCTTCGGCTTCGACTACATCCGCTGCATCGGCATCGGCCTGCTGATCGCCATCCTCAGCGGCGCCGCCTCGATGCTGTTCGGTGTGCCGTTCCTGACCAGTGGTCACCTGGACCTGCACCTGCCGTTGATCGGTGATGTACCGCTGGCCAGCGCGATTGGTTTTGATATCGGCGTGTACCTGGTGGTGTTCGGTGGCGCGATGCTGATGCTGTCGATGATGGCCACCGTCAAACCCTCGCGGACGCGCACCGCGCGCAAGGGCGAGATCGACCTGCAACGCCGCTCGGCACGAACGGGGGAGATGCACTGATGGAACTGGCCCTGGCCTCTGCGATCGGCGTGCTGGCCGCCATCGGCATCTACCTGCTGCTGCGCGCGCGCAGCTTCGATGTGATCCTCGGCATGACCTTCCTGTCCTACGCCACCAACCTGCTGATCTTCGCCGGTGGCCGCGTGGTGCAGGGCAAGGCGCCGGTGCTGCAGGAAGGCGT contains these protein-coding regions:
- a CDS encoding monovalent cation/H+ antiporter subunit A, which gives rise to MLPSLPLLLALPFLMAVAVAAFPRSSRSTAAWLAALAPLGGLAILAWLTPSVLDGQVVRTMVPWLPQIGLDFALRLDGLAWMFAGLVLGIGALVVLYARYYLSSQDNAHRFYTYLLLFMGAMLGMVLSGNLLLLMVFWEMTSISSFLLIGFWSHRQDAREGARMALVITGGGGLALLAGVLLIGRIVGSFDLDVVLAAGEQIRASALYPYALFLVLAGIFTKSAQFPFHFWLPHAMAAPTPVSAYLHSATMVKAGVFLLARLHPALAGSDLFFYTVSGIGAITLLIGAWNAIFQHDLKGLLAYSTISHLGLITLLFGLSTPMAVVAGVFHILNHATFKASLFMAAGIIDHETGTRDMRKLGGLRRLMPFTSALAIIASLAMAGIPLLNGFLSKEMLFAEALSAGGTDTMRTAVSIAALLAGVFGVAYSLRFVHDTFFGKGPHGLDRVPHEPPRWMKVPVEILVVICVAVGIAPALTVAPVLHAAAASILGSAMPEYNLSIWHGFNLPLAMSAAGVVGGVALYFGLRKLIDLHGVTNTTPGRNVFHHQLDLLSAAAQRLTAGIANGSLQRMLLGLVLVAIVVAAAPYIANPASPEWTRPQPIPLLGWALWLVMMSCAVATLRMYKQRLLAVLLVGGVGLMVALTFVFLSAPDLALTQLLVEMVTLVLMLLGMNYLPAQSGPERPRWRKRRDALIAIVAGAGLGALAYSAMTLPPNTMAGELLARALPEAYGQNVVNVILVDFRGFDTFGEITVFGIAALVVHALLRRTRMAPEQIMPGPPIKLPVPADLAQIMFPLTLTVSIFLFLRGHNAPGGGFIAGLVLAVPLLIQYVIQGTASVESRFGFDYIRCIGIGLLIAILSGAASMLFGVPFLTSGHLDLHLPLIGDVPLASAIGFDIGVYLVVFGGAMLMLSMMATVKPSRTRTARKGEIDLQRRSARTGEMH